TGACTTTTGTAAAAGATTTTGTATTATGAAATGAAGATAATGTTTGGTTTGAAGCAATATCCTCAGATATTCTGAAAATGAAGTTtagtatatacaaatataagtgaaaagaaaaggaaactccCTTTCCATTATACAATTGAAGAAAAGAACACAACAAAACTCACCCTCATGTGAACTGTATAATGTATGAAACAGACCTCAATCATGAGTTACAACAAGACTCGCTTAGAGCTAACCTTAAAAACTTATCTAAGCTTGGGTTTAATAAGCTCAATGCCTCCCATGAACGGCCTAAGGGGCTCAGGGATCACCACAGATCCATCTTCTTGCTGGTAATTCTCCAGCAAACACACCATCATCCTTGGGACAGCACAAGCTGTAGCGTTTAGAGTGTGTACAAACTTAGTAGCTGGAAGACTCGCTTTGCCTTTCTTGGAACCAGTCTGAACCGGTTCAGATGGGCGGTAACGGATTCCCAGTCTCCGGCTTTGGTAATCCGTGCAGTTCGATGCGCTTGATATCTAGTTCAGAAGTTATAACAGTAAGTTCTTAGAAGAAACTAAGATTTGGTTCTAGTGATCAGACAAGATAAGGGTTTTGTAATATCTACCTCGCCAAATCTTCCTAAACCGGGCATCCATGCTTCAATGTCAAACTTGCGGTAAGCTGGAGCACCTAAATCTGCTGTGGCCATGTCCAGTGTTCTGCATAAGACAAAGTTAGATTTCTGGAAGACAAAACTCCGGTGAAAGGATTCTAATCAGTTACTTACTTGAAGTGTAATCCTAAAGAAGTGAAGAGATCTTCTTCGATCTGAATGAGTTCGTCGTGGCAGGTTTCACTATCTTCAGGTCGGCACAGGATAAACATTTCTGCTTTGCTGAATTGATGAACTCTGTAAAGACCTCTGcacaaaaaatcaagaaaagtaCGGATTTTAAGTACACCTATGCGTCTACTGAAGAAGACAAGAACAGGCAGAAGCTAACTTACTTTGTAGCGGCGCCAGCTGCACCAGCTTCAGTACGGAAGCAATGAGAGAATGCAATATATTTCAAAGGTAGTGCTGATTCAAGAAGAATAGAATCCATGTGGATTCCTCCTACGGGGATTTCAGCGGTGCCAATGAGACATTGGTCAGTTCCATCTATAGAATAAACCTATCCAGGGAAATAGAAATACAATTGGCAACAGATAGAGAAAGTTTTGACTTAACAATAAGAGCAAACACAAAAGTATTGTAGGAACCTGAGTATTATCTCCACGAGGTTGGAAACCGCATTTCTCCACAATAGAAGATCTCACTATCTCAGGGGTTGTTAGGGGAGTAAAACCCTTCTTCATGACTTCTGATAACGTCCAGTTAAGGAGGGCCATCTCTAGTAACACTGCCTCATTCTTCAAATAGAAGAACTTCGAACCACTTACCTAGAAGAATGTAAAGCAAAAGGCCTTTACTTCACcccatcttttttttaaaatatactcaaatgTTGAAGATAAGCTTAAACCTAAATACAATTGCACATATTGAAAAATTAGTTGTTCATCAGCTACTTTACTGAGGGAAAAGTTTACTCGATGTCTTTCAGTGTAGGATAAATGGATATTGATGAGATATTGGCCCATCAGCTAAAGCCAAACATGATACCTTTACATAGACAAAGTGTATACCTCTGAAGCGGAGTCAAAATCAATGAGATCTAGATCCTTCCCAAGCTGAAGATGATCCCTGATTGGAAAGGTAAACTCACGTGGACTACCAACCTACAAAAAATGATGATATTTATAATCGGTGTTTAACAGGAGAATGCTATAATCAATGCAACAGTTCAGTGAGTTATAATCACACTAACTACCTCCTTTCTAATAGCCGATGAATCCTCGCCACCAATAGGAACATCAGggtgagtcatatttggtatAGACCTTGCCACTTGTTGGAGCTCATCTTGAAGCTTCACGAGGTCTTCTTCCAGAGTTACAAGACTCTCCTTAAGACTTTTACCTAAAGTCAAAAACACTCTTTTTAATCTTCAACAAAGAACACAAactgaaaaaagaaaatgaaattccTCTCATATTACCTTCTTCGACGAGTCTCTCACGCTCTGAAGGTTCAAGCTTCCCCTTCATCTTCTTGGCAACGTTGTTCCTTTCCTCACGAATCCCCTCGACTTCCTGCTATCTGCAAGCGTTGATTAGCCGAACCGAGAGAAGAAAGATAGCGTTGAATTCAATTTCTAAACCAATGCTACTAAAACACAAGTTGAGTAACAACTATCCAGAAACTAACAAAGACACAAGCTTTAGCGTCTCCTCCTATTCAAAGTAGAAGACTTTACATGTTTCCATTACCAAAAGTACCAACTTTGAATTGAGCTTAATTGGTAACAGGAGAGAAGATTAAAACACTCAATGAGTAAACTATCCAGAAACAAACAAAGTAACAAAGACACAAGCTTTAGCAGCTCCTCCTCTTGAAAGCAGCAGACTTTATATGTTTCCATAACTAAAAATCCCAACTTTGAAATTCAGCTTAATTGGTAAAAGGAGAGAAGATTAAAGATAACCTTCTGGAGATTGACCATGTTCTCGTAAAGCTCGATCACACCTCCCAAATCAGCATTCGAGTTTCGATTCTTGATATTGATTTCGACCGCTTCCTTGTTATCCCTTATCCACTTGAAGTCAATGGAGGCTTTCCACTGAGGCCTCGCAGCTGAAAACTCGCAACCGTAAAACGAATCAGTCAAATGATTTGACGAGGCAAGACAGATCGAAACAGGGATAATACCAGAGGAATCCGAAGCTTGCGTGGGAGGAGTCTCTTGTACGGCGGCGGAAGCGGAGAAGGCTCTGACGAGGAAAGGCTTACGCGGTTGAACATGGCGGGAGAATTGACCAAGTGTTTGGAGAGTATTGGGAGGGATTGGTTTGAGGAAGAGGCGAGAGGTGAATGTGGAGAAGGTCAAAGGGACGGTGGCGAGTCTCAGTGTGTGTAAACCCATCGCCGGAGCTgaggaaaaaaagaagacacGACGGCTTGTTAAGTTTTATCATCTGCTCTGCTCTTTGCGCACTGATATCGAAACGCTGTCGTTTTGACAAAGAGAAATTGGTTATTGGTTTAGTTTAGAGTTAGGCTAATTTAGTTCGGTTTGGGTTGTTAATGTAAAAGGAGTCTAGAAGACTAGAACCAAGGAaaattcggatcggttcggttcaggtAGTAAAACTAAACCATGATAATCAGATTTGGTTCATATAAAATATCGGTTGCTCAGATAATTTGGATTAAAAAGATTAATTTTCAAGTAAAAACATTgaaataaacttaataattttagaGGATTCATTTTTAGACATAGATTATGTATATAGATATTCAGTTCTACTAATTTTTAagtataaaatttgattcatgtATCTATTCATTTTTTCAGTTCAGTTTGACTCTTCTGTGTTTGGTTTGATTCTGTTTAATTCGATACGATTCAATTCTTTTGGCTCCGGTTGATTTGTCCATGCTTAGTTTAGTTTGGTGTTTCAGatgtgttaaaattttatttcaataaCAGTGAAATAAGCAAATACCCTCTTGGCAAAAAGAACGTACACTTTCATGCCAAATCGTAACAAAGAAAACAGAAGTCATTTAACGAAAGCAAGAGACAATGTCATAGACAAAGAAGACACCCACATCATGACGGCTTGTAGTATTTGGTAGCCACGAACGGCATCTTAGTGATGTTACCTTCATAAGGTTTCCCACGGACCAAAATCTTCACTTTGGTCCCGTTCTTGTGCTGACCCGACTTAACATACCCCATAGCTATGTTCTTCTTCAAGTTGGGACTAAACCCACCACTCGTGATCTCCCCAATCTTGTTACCACTCTCATCATGCACCTCGCTATGCGACCTCGCTGGTGGCCCCGAAGAGAAGAATCCAACTCTTCTGATCGTTGGTCCATCTTGAAGCTGTTTGAGGATCACATCAGCTCCAAGAAACCCTCCTTCGGCTCTTCTACGTTTCCCTATGGCCCATGTGAGCCCAGCTTCGACAGGAGAAATGTGTTGCTCCATGTCGTTGCCGTAGAGACAAAGACCTGCTTCTAGCCTGAGACTGTCTCTTGCTCCTAGACCTGTGAGTCTTACTTTTCCCTCGGATTTCTCCAAGATTGCTTTGGCTAAATCAACTGCATGCTCGGATGGAACCGAGATCTCAAACCCATCTTCCCCTGTATACCTGAAAACACACAACATAACTCTTTCTAGTAGAACCAAGAAACAAAAGGATAGTATAGCGTAGGCTTGCGGGTTCGGGTAGCTCGTAGTTCGGTTTTCTGTTAGTTCGGTCAACATAAATTTTACCAAATTAACCCGAAATAAAGTTCAGTTggttcggtatttggttagttcggtttttgAAAATCCTACCAAAGTTTTTGATTCcggttatattttgatttaatattgttaaaattttggataagtTCGATTAATTTCTGTTAAATTCGGTTAGTTTGGTTGTTTCGATTTTTTCGGTTTGAAATTTGATTAGTTCAGTTACTTTAGTTTGGGTTTTTGGTGTGGTTTGGTTATAATTTCCTTTTAAAGAAAACCAAAGGAACtgaaccgaactgaaccgaactgaaccgaaaaCTAAACTTTTTTAGAAAACCTAACGAATCGAACCGAACTCCTAACCAAAAATTTCTGTTCGGTTCGACGGGTCCAGTTCAGTTCAAAATCCCAGCCCTAGTATAGCATCTGACTCAAAGCTGACAGTGAAAGTGTGAAACGTGAGATGTTACCCGGTCCTGGTAAGGAAGCAAGTGGAACCATTAATGTCCAGAATCTGGAACTGTCCAAAGTAAAGCTTGCTCAAGTCTTCTTTAGTCAAATGTTGAAGCACCGGTGCAGCCAAAGGACCCTACATCACACAGTTCAAGATCACAATGTGCTCTAACTACAAGGAGACaatcttttgttttaaaatcaataaCCCAAACCTGAAGAGCGAGAAGAGATCTCTCATCATGTATATGCCACGAGACATCACCTCCTTTGGATTTAAAAGCCTTCATGTGCTCTTCAATATGAGCCAAATCCTTATCCCTACAACCAGCATTCACCACCAAATAGATATGCTCATCAGTCACTTTGGTAATCACCGAGTCATCAATAGCACCTCCTTTCTCGTTCGTGAACACCGTCAAGCTCCCGGTCCCAGGAGCCAAACCAGCCACGTCAGCAACCACGAGCGTCTCCAGGAAAGGAACACAGTCTTTGCCCTTGAGGCTCAAACCACACATATGTGCAACGTCAAACAAACTCCCGTTGACTCTGCAGTTAACGGTCGAGTCGATGATGGAGTCTTTGTACTGAATCGGCATGCTCCAGCCAGCGAAAGGAACCATCTTTCCACCGTGGGCGACGTGGAAGTCGTAAAGGGCTGTCTTTTTGAGGTCGGCTTCAGAGGCAAAGCAGCGGCGTGACAGAGGTTTCTTGTCGGATTGAGCAAGGCGACGGGTTATGGATTGCCCTAGCTGCCATAGACTCCCACCTCTCATCCTCTACATAACAGTTTGATCCAAGAATAATCAAAATACAATCTAATAGACGAAAAGGAGAACACTTTGAATCCATAAAGCCTTGACTATAAGATTTTGATTCATTAACAGAACATTTGAAACCAATCTGGGAACTCAGTAACAGCGAAGAGATCGAATTTATAATTtcacaaagaaataaaaacatcataataTGAGATTCTGAGAATGAAAACATTGATCCGAGACGAAGAAATGAAAAGGGTTGTGTAGAAATCTTACAAAGGTTGAGACTTTGTTTTGTCCCTGGAGCTTCCTGAGATTCCTGATCCTACTACTTTGTAGTGTTGTTGTTGCTTTGAACTGATGAATTGgtaataaatcaattaaaaatatcgGTTTCAGTGGCAAAAGGgactttttagggtttaaaaagatttataattgaattaaaaatgtgaatttaaaaagaatagaGCCATGggttggtggtggtggaggaatCATCAGCCAAACCAAGAAAAGGCCAAAGCAACCACATCCTCAGTGAGTGGTAAGTATCGTTCTCTCGTTATCTTTtcgtttagaaaaaaaaagatattgtaATAAACATattagaaaaaagaaaatgtttgTTCTTTGTACTATTTTCTGATACAACTTTCTTGTTCAAAGTCTTGGAGTTGTAGACATTCTTTATGTTGTTACCATTTTGATCCATTGATATTTCAAAATGGAATCAAGAGCTTGGCTTCTATAAATATGAGTCAAGGTACCACCACCCAAGCTTTTGATATATGAAGAAGGCATATTCTATCATCTATGCTTTACATGGATTCATCAAAGTAACACTTCTTTTGTCatatgataattattttttgcgtgcaaaataatcatttatataagaGACATTTtaacccatgtttttttttgtaacttaggcTTTCAGATTTTTAACTTCGCATTATGATCATCAAAATCTTGGATTCTCTACAACCAAGAATCATGTGACGATAGGCATTTCAAGCATGTGTAATAGACAAATAGAATAATCTATTTCGTAGTACATAAGAGAAAAAGAATCCCAAACAGTAAATAAATCGGAAATGTttcactaattaataataatatttgacGTTACACATACTACGAATCCGACCATAACCGCTAAAAGTAGTAGCTATTAGCTAAGGTCTTTCTCGATTAAAACATTGAAGttgaaataaaaatgtaaatgtgATGTAATCACTCTCTAAATTTATTATGACAACGGAAATGATTTGAGTAGCATAATAAGCTGTAAATGAGCTCACACACCGCACACAAACACTTGACTATACGTTCAAGGaaagccaccaccaccaccaagtCCACCGGCTCCTCCGTTTAAACCGCCTCCACCGAGgagtccaccaccaccaccgaggagtccaccaccaccaccgccaagTCCGCCACCACCCACACCGCCTCCACCTAGTCCAATTCCAGCATTGATACCAGTATTGATACCAGCTCCAATCCCTATCCCACCAAGGCCACCACCGGCTCCACCGCCGCCAAGGAATTTTTCATCCTTGAATTGGGTATCTCCGGAAATAAGTTTCCTAGCACCGACATTTGCACAAACAAGTGCAATGAAGAGAAGCACAAGCAAGTTAGTGAAAGTGCCtttcatgtttgctttgatggtatagattattttttttttgtttatgacgaggtgtgtgtgtgtgttacaAGAGCATAAATAGGTATGTATTTATATACGCATACATACCTAACTCGGGTGCAAATTAAATGCGAATTGATTTGGACTTAGGACAATGTAGCTTAATTAGGTAAAATAGTCTTAATGAACGTGAGTGTTTCGTAAGAAAAAAGTCTTAATGAACGTGTCAAACGAAATGTATTTTATACAAAGAGGAAATCATATAATCAAACAATTTTCTAGATGGTAAAACGTGAAACGTTGTGCACTGAAATGTTATATTCCCTATATAATGTTGAGCAATTTTAGACATATTTGAGATGTTATAATCTTTGAGGACATCttattttttgaacaacacTTGACGAAAAATTCTacaatttaaattcaaaaattattggTAACGAGTGACTGGTTCATGTTCTTCATGGTATCTTTTTCGCTTTTGAGATGTTGAGTTTCTAACAAGATTAATATATGGAAATGATATAGCACtttctttttttacaaaaaaaaaagattaatatatGGATACGATCATCATCATTTCATATAGAAACATATGTTCTTGGTGTAGTGGAGGGGCTCCATCTTATTTGTCAAAACCAAAAATCTATTTTCtgcaaaattattttgtaactcACGTGGTATAACATGTTACCGGATTATCTATATATCAATTCCGACGCTTAAAACACGGtgtttatataacaaaaagcAGTATTCCAGTGACTAGAGATGCCGTGCCGTGATGGGTAGGTAAGTAAGGACATAAAAAGACCTAACAACTCCACCGCATTTCTATGGATATATTAATTGTGAAGCCAAAGAAATACACATGATCATCAAGACCTAATTGAAGATTGGTAACGTAATGGGTAGGGCTCGATATGGAATGTATATTCCATAAATGCGTAAATGGCTTCGGAATGATACTATTGTAGTAAGTACAACTAATTTGATTTCCCTTTAGCGGTAGTGGCTGAGTTTCATGTGACTGCATATTTTGGAGATGGAATAATAGATTGAatatactaattaattaaaGACATTTGAATCCAAACTCCGATGCCAAGTTGGGCAAGATAATCAGACATCGAAAAATCCGTATCCAATGGAGTAAACCAATTTGGTAAGGAAAATTGGAATTCTATTAAACCGTCCAGAACTTAAAACACAAAACGAACGAGAACATAGCAGCACACTGACTGAACCACATCTACTTATTTTAGAGCAAATACTAAGTCTTCCCTTCATTTCATAAGATGACATAGTTTATTATTATGGTTTCGTTTTTAAGCTGTGATCTCGACCATCATCATTGCTCTCCTCATTTCAGCTCCTTCAGAAAATCTTCATTGTCTACCAGAACATATTTTAGACAAAATCTACATGTAATCGCTATATTGATTTCACTATCAGACCAAACCAGGTTCGTCCATGCAAAAATATCagcatcatttttttttttatcatgttgCTTATTATTTTCCAGCCATCTGGATCCACGAATGAGACAATCTTGGTGCCGAGTCCAGGAAGAGGTCCGGCTTCTCTAGCGATCTTTCTCCTAGCTCTTGGTTGACTATCTTCACGACGTTACACATCATTGGTGCCTATTACAATCTTTTCATTACATTTAATCATCAAAGGAAATACACACAAAACGGTTAAAGGAAATATAAACAGTAGCAAACAGTCTACGCCTACACCTATGCATATGCATTACCCTTTGTGTACAGTGTACTCAGCCACGCTGTAGTTAAAGGCCAGTTCCAAAGCTCTAtaggtttgataaaaaaaatcgcTACACCCCTTACGCTTGCTCTCATCTTGGCCGTTGATTTTAAGGCTTAAGAGACTCGCAATGCGTTGATGTCCGTCCGATCGTGGAGTACAGGATTAGCGCTCGTTTGATTCTGTAGTCAATCGTCTACGTGGTGGTGTACATTAATTAGTTTGCTTTATTTACACTTATTGAAATTAATTAGTGAggtgaaaattatgttttatccatggtatattcgAGTATTTATAGAGAGTGATTGTATTTAAGCTAAGCATATCATTAAATTCTAGTCATGATTTTCAAAGGGTGACTCAATGTACAGTCAGATATGGATATAGTTAAATCATTccatatatttctttttggtcaGCAAAATAATTTCATTGAGTCATATCTGACATTTCATTGAGTCATTGAGTAATGGGATAATCTTCAAACACACAGGCTTAATTAAACTATAATTGAAACTCCAAAGCCTAAGATAAAAACCTGGAACATAACTCCAACGCTTAACGTCAAAACGCAATATACCAACTCATCACTGACCATATTAAGTTTTTCAACATATCAATGTTCTAGACTCCTAAAACAATCAaatgaaataaagaaaacagAAGCATCACAAGTGTTAAGCAAAAGATACTctcgtagagagagagagagagagagagag
The window above is part of the Brassica napus cultivar Da-Ae chromosome C8, Da-Ae, whole genome shotgun sequence genome. Proteins encoded here:
- the LOC106415337 gene encoding serine--tRNA ligase, chloroplastic/mitochondrial isoform X1, whose translation is MGLHTLRLATVPLTFSTFTSRLFLKPIPPNTLQTLGQFSRHVQPRKPFLVRAFSASAAVQETPPTQASDSSAARPQWKASIDFKWIRDNKEAVEINIKNRNSNADLGGVIELYENMVNLQKEVEGIREERNNVAKKMKGKLEPSERERLVEEGKSLKESLVTLEEDLVKLQDELQQVARSIPNMTHPDVPIGGEDSSAIRKEVGSPREFTFPIRDHLQLGKDLDLIDFDSASEVSGSKFFYLKNEAVLLEMALLNWTLSEVMKKGFTPLTTPEIVRSSIVEKCGFQPRGDNTQVYSIDGTDQCLIGTAEIPVGGIHMDSILLESALPLKYIAFSHCFRTEAGAAGAATKGLYRVHQFSKAEMFILCRPEDSETCHDELIQIEEDLFTSLGLHFKTLDMATADLGAPAYRKFDIEAWMPGLGRFGEISSASNCTDYQSRRLGIRYRPSEPVQTGSKKGKASLPATKFVHTLNATACAVPRMMVCLLENYQQEDGSVVIPEPLRPFMGGIELIKPKLR
- the LOC106415337 gene encoding serine--tRNA ligase, chloroplastic/mitochondrial isoform X2, yielding MKGKLEPSERERLVEEGKSLKESLVTLEEDLVKLQDELQQVARSIPNMTHPDVPIGGEDSSAIRKEVGSPREFTFPIRDHLQLGKDLDLIDFDSASEVSGSKFFYLKNEAVLLEMALLNWTLSEVMKKGFTPLTTPEIVRSSIVEKCGFQPRGDNTQVYSIDGTDQCLIGTAEIPVGGIHMDSILLESALPLKYIAFSHCFRTEAGAAGAATKGLYRVHQFSKAEMFILCRPEDSETCHDELIQIEEDLFTSLGLHFKTLDMATADLGAPAYRKFDIEAWMPGLGRFGEISSASNCTDYQSRRLGIRYRPSEPVQTGSKKGKASLPATKFVHTLNATACAVPRMMVCLLENYQQEDGSVVIPEPLRPFMGGIELIKPKLR
- the LOC106415337 gene encoding serine--tRNA ligase, chloroplastic/mitochondrial isoform X3; the protein is MGLHTLRLATVPLTFSTFTSRLFLKPIPPNTLQTLGQFSRHVQPRKPFLVRAFSASAAVQETPPTQASDSSAARPQWKASIDFKWIRDNKEAVEINIKNRNSNADLGGVIELYENMVNLQKEVEGIREERNNVAKKMKGKLEPSERERLVEEGKSLKESLVTLEEDLVKLQDELQQVARSIPNMTHPDVPIGGEDSSAIRKEVGSPREFTFPIRDHLQLGKDLDLIDFDSASEVSGSKFFYLKNEAVLLEMALLNWTLSEVMKKGFTPLTTPEIVRSSIVEKCGFQPRGDNTQVYSIDGTDQCLIGTAEIPVGGIHMDSILLESALPLKYIAFSHCFRTEAGAAGAATKGLYRVHQFSKAEMFILCRPEDSETCHDELIQIEEDLFTSLGLHFKTLDMATADLGAPAYRKFDIEAWMPGLGRFGEITKAGDWESVTAHLNRFRLVPRKAKRVFQLLSLYTL
- the LOC106415143 gene encoding aminomethyltransferase, mitochondrial codes for the protein MRGGSLWQLGQSITRRLAQSDKKPLSRRCFASEADLKKTALYDFHVAHGGKMVPFAGWSMPIQYKDSIIDSTVNCRVNGSLFDVAHMCGLSLKGKDCVPFLETLVVADVAGLAPGTGSLTVFTNEKGGAIDDSVITKVTDEHIYLVVNAGCRDKDLAHIEEHMKAFKSKGGDVSWHIHDERSLLALQGPLAAPVLQHLTKEDLSKLYFGQFQILDINGSTCFLTRTGYTGEDGFEISVPSEHAVDLAKAILEKSEGKVRLTGLGARDSLRLEAGLCLYGNDMEQHISPVEAGLTWAIGKRRRAEGGFLGADVILKQLQDGPTIRRVGFFSSGPPARSHSEVHDESGNKIGEITSGGFSPNLKKNIAMGYVKSGQHKNGTKVKILVRGKPYEGNITKMPFVATKYYKPS
- the LOC106416279 gene encoding acanthoscurrin-1-like, which encodes MKGTFTNLLVLLFIALVCANVGARKLISGDTQFKDEKFLGGGGAGGGLGGIGIGAGINTGINAGIGLGGGGVGGGGLGGGGGGLLGGGGGLLGGGGLNGGAGGLGGGGGFP